The Deltaproteobacteria bacterium DNA segment CATATGAAAATTTATGTTAAGAAAATACGAAATATTATGCGTTTAGAAAAAACTATCAACTATCAACCATCAACCATGTTTTTCTGTCATAAAAACCTCCAGTTTTTACGACCAAACCTGCGGTTTGTGTCATTCCCGCGCACGCGGGAATCCATACTCCAGATTCCGTGTCAAGCACGGAATGACAGGAGGAGAGTGTCATTCCCGCGAAAGCATGCCCTCGACCTGATCGGGGGCGGGAATCCAGACTCCAGATTCCGTGTCAAGCACGGAATGACATCTATTGATACCCCACGGCAAATGGCGGGGTTATTTATTTTTGAGAAGTTCACATGCTCGTTTATAGAAGGGGCTTTTTTTATCTATTGAAGAGAGTATGTTTTTTGCCTTTTTCTGTAGGGATAGCTTCAGATAACAATACCCTTTGTAGTATTTTATGTCATCGGTTATGCCGAATTTCTCTACTATTTTGTTCATCATAATAAGAGCTTTCCAGTAATCTTTTTTAGCTATATATAGAGAAGATAAACTCCACAGATAATCCTTGTTTTCTCCATTTGAAAAAGCAATGGCATCCTCAAAGTCTTCTTCTGCTTTTTTCCAATTTTTCAATTTCATATAGACACTGGCTCTATTATAATAAGCCAAATCTGGATGAGAATAAGTGGGGTTATTTATGAGCCTTGTAAAACATTGAATTGCCTTTTCAAATTCATTATTCTCTGCATAAGCTATTCCCAAAGCATTATAAGCGTCTCCAAATTCTTTATCCTTTTCTATTGCCTGTAAAAAATAATTCTTTGCCTTTTCTTTTTCTCCCCTTAATCTGTAAGCCATGCCTGTCATGTAATATATTCGTGGGTTGGAAGGGTCCAGCTTTTTTGCATGTTCAAGATAGACAAAGGCTTGAGGCAAGGCTTTTATGTCTTTATGATAAATGATATTTCTTCCCATTTCGTAATAGATGAGTGATTCTTTTTTGTTTTGTGCAGGGTTAGTTGTTGCACATGAAGAAAGAAATATAAGAAACAATAGTAGGAAAACATACTTAAATTTTGACATCCATTGAAATTATACAACGCTTAATATATATTTTCAATAATCAATCTTTTAGGAGAGAAAAATGAAAACTAATTTGTATCCAATGAGAGGAAGATTATATTTGAAAAGTAAAAAGTACAAGGAGCCTACGGTTTGCCCTAAATGTGGATTGGTATTTACAGGCGGAAGGTGGAAAAGATTGGAAGAAAAACCAGAGGGAGAGGTGAATACTGAGTTGTGTCCCGCCTGCAAATGTATAAGGGATAAATATTTTGCTGGAGTGTTGCGCATAAATAGTGATTTGGTAAAAACAAAGAATGAGGAGATAAAAAATCTTATAAGAAATGAGGAAGAAAAAATGCAAAGAGTGAGTCCCTTGAGAAGGATAGGAAAGATAGAAGAAGATATTGAAAAAGGGAAGATGGTTATTCATACTACATTTGAACATCTGGCTACTCGCATAGGCAAGGCACTGGCAAGAGCATACAAGGGAGAGTTGGAGATAAAGTATAAAGTGGGCGTAAAAGCGGTGAGAGTGTGGTGGAAAAGGTAAAAATACTCGTAACGGGTGCCACCGGTTTTGTGGGTAGAAATGTTATAGATGAATTGAGAAGAGAAGGCAGGGAATGCATAGCTTTGATTAGAAATAAACAAAAAGCAGAGAAAATATGGGGGAAAAACATTGAATTGCGTATAGCAGATTTGAGAGATAGAGAAACAGTATCTTCTACTTTCAAAGGTGTAGATATCGTTGTTCACATAGCAGGTCTTATAAAAACGAATAGGAATAGCGAATTTTATTCATCCAATGTTACGGGCGCAGAGAATGTAGCTCGGGCTTCATCGTTATGTGGTGTTAAAAAGATTATATATGTGAGCAGTCTTTCTGTGCAAAATCCTATTTCTCATTATGGAAAGTCAAAGCTTCTGGCTGAAAAGAAACTCTTACAGTATAAAGATGGATTGCAAATAAGCATTCTTAGACCTGCGGTTGTCTATGGTCCTTACGATGAGGGGATGTATTATTATTTTAAAATGGCGAAAAGGGGCATGATCCCTATTTTAAGAAAAGAGAGATATATCAGTCTCATCTATGTAAAGGATGTGGCAAGAACGATAAACCTGCTTATAGATAGAGATAACCCTGAGACGGAGGTTTTTCAGCTTTCGGATAATCACATATATACATGGGAATATGCCGCTCGTGCTCTATTTGATAGCGTGAATATAAAGGGAAAAGTAATAAGATTTCCCGAATTTTCACCTTATGTTTTCGCTTATTCCTCCAGAGTTTTTTCCAAAATTTTTAAATATGAACCGATTCTTACCATAGATAAAATGAGAGAGTTTATGCAGAAAAAATGGATATGTAATTCATCCCGCCTTTTCTTAAAAACAGGCTTTATTCCTTCCTATACAATTGAAAAGGGTTTCAAGAAAACAGCCCAATGGTATATAGAAAATGACTGGTTATGAGGCAATAAGATTCATTAATGATGTTTTATATATATTAGACCAGAGAAGGCTGCCTTTAGAAGAGGAGTATTTTGAAGCGAAAACCTACAAAGATATAGTCTATGCCATAGATAATATGGTGCTGCGCGGTGCTCCTTTAATAGGTATTGCTGCCGCTTTTGGTATTTATCTATCCATAAAGGATGCGAAAACAAAACAAGAGATATTCTCTAAGTTTCATGAAGCAAAAAGTAGGATTTCTCAGACCCGACCCACGGCTGTAAGTTTATTTAAGGCAATGAATGAGATGGGAAAATGTATTGATGAATTTAACATTTTACCAGAATATAAATTAAAGAATAAGCTGAGGGCAAAAGCAATATCTTTGTGGGAGAAGGAAAAAGAGACAGAAGAAGAGATGGCTGGGGCAGGAGCAAATTATTTAAAGGATAAAAAGCGTATTCTTACCCATTGTAATACGGGTATGCTGGCTACAGGTGGATATGGAACGGCATTAGGAGTAATTAGAAAATTATGGGAAGAAAACGGGGAGATTATGGTAATAGTGGACGAAACGCGTCCTTTTCTGCAAGGGTCCAGATTAACAGCCTGGGAATTAAAAAAACTAAGTATTCCTTACAGGATTGTTGTAGATAGCGCATGCTGCATATTGATGGATAGAGGCTTGGTAGATTGTGTAATTGTAGGAGCGGATAGAATTGCAAAAAATGGTGATGTGGCAAATAAAATTGGCACCGCTTCTCTATCTACAGTGGCAAAGAGATTTGATGTGCCTTTTTTTGTAGTTGCTCCTTTTGAAACTATAGACAAGAATATAGAATCTGGAAAAGATATTCCCATAGAAATAAGAGATGACAACGAGATAACACAGATTAAAGATTTTGTTATTGCACCAGAGGGTTCAAAAACGCTTAATTTTTCTTTTGATGTTACGAATGCAGAATTTATCTCCGCTATTATCACGGAAGAAGGTATCTTTCATTATCCTTATAATTTTAAGTAGACAAAAGTTCTTTCACTTTTTGCTTTAATTCCGTAAGATCCGGCGATTTAATAATGTAAGCGTCTGCTGCCCATACGGTGAAGTCCTGTTTGTAGTGGGCATAAGCAGTGGACATAACAACCGGGGTGTTGGAAGATTTTTCCTTGAGTATTCTTAGAATTTCGATACCAGTCATCTCTGGCATGTTTATGTCCAGGATTACTATGTCTGGCTTTTCTTTTTCAAAGAGCTCGATTGCTTCTTTTCCAGTTTTTGCCGTAATTACATCATATCCTTCATCTTTAAATTCTTCCTCATAAAGGAGGCAGATACTTTCTTCATCATCTACTGCTAAAACTTTCTTTTTCATTATGGTTTCTCCTTCAATAATTTGATGGTAAATGTAACGCCTTTTCCTATGTTGTTGTCTATTTCTATTTTCCCATTTTGTTCCTGAATGATTTGTTTTACGATAGAAAGACCCAGCCCTGTCCCATTAGATTTTGTAGTATAAAAGGGTTTAAAGATGTGCGACATTGTGTCTAAATCAATACCTCCTGCGTTGTCTTGAACACTTACGGATATATATTTACCATCTGTGTCTGTTTTTATTTTTATTTTTCCTGTTCTTTTTGATTTTAGCGCATCAGCAGCATTATTTAGTAGATTCAATAACACTTGCTCTATGCGGTCGGCATTGCCGTAACACTGTTTTGTGTTTTTATCCAGCAAGCATTGAAATTTAATATCTTTGTTTGTTGTTTGTTCCTGGACCAATTTTATCGCATTTTCTATGGTTTGATTTATGTCAAAGTAGGTTTGCGGACTTTTTACTGAGGTTTTAGAAAATCTGTTTATATCTATCACCAATCTGTCTAATCGCTGCAGTTCCTTTTCAATTATTTCTACATATCTCGTTGCTTTTCCCTCGTCTTCAGGGATATATTTTTTTAATCGATTGAAGAATCCGGAAATGCCCAGCAAGACATTTTTGATTTCGTGAGTTACTGATGCTGTTACCTCTCCTAATTTTTTGAGAGATTCAGTCTGGAGAAGCTGAGTTTGGGCGGATATAAGCATTCTGTTTAATTGTTTGTATTCTTCAATATTTAATAGATTGTCTATGGCTATCGCCGCACGATTGGAAAAGAGCAAAATTATATTTAGATCATTTTCGGTGATAGGTTTTTTGTTAAAATAATTATCTGCAAGTATAAATCCAATGAGATTGCCTCTGGAGATAAGAGGAGAAATCGCAAACTCTTCTAAGGTTATTTTATCTGTTATTTGTTTGTCTATATCTTTTGCCTGTTTGGCTTTTAACAATATCGCTTGTTTTGTTTGCAAAAACTTTTGAATAAAGGGACTTTCTTCTATATGATATTGGATGTTTTGTATCTCTTTGCAAAAATTGCTTTGGCTTTGTGCTTCTATATCTATTTCATTCAAAAGCCATTCGCTCATTTTCCCTTTTAAGTTTAAATTTTTCAATCCATCCCATATACAAGCGGCTTCTTTTGCAGAATCTGGGCCGATACCCAAGATACCTTTTACTATACCTTCTTTTTTATCTATCAGAAAAAGAGCTGCCCTGTTAAATCCCAGGCCATCACCCAATGTCACGGAAGTGAGAATAATATGAAACAATTGTTCTATATTATCAGTAGAGCTTATTGCTATGCCTGCTTCGTATAAAAGCTTAAAGTAATCTGTTTCTCTCATCTTTTTATTACTTTTTTGTATAACCTAATATATTTCTTAGCCTGTTCTTCCCATGACCAATCCATTTTCATATCCTGTTTTACCATTTTATTCAATGTTTTTTCGTCGTTACTATACAAGTATAGTGCCTTTTCCATAGTATTACAAAGGGCATCTTTAGTATATGCTCTGAATGAGAAACCAGTGCCTTCTTTCTTTTTAAGATTATAATTCTTTACACTGTCTTTTAGTCCACCTGTTGCTCTTACTATAGGAATAGCGCCAT contains these protein-coding regions:
- a CDS encoding tetratricopeptide repeat protein is translated as MSKFKYVFLLLFLIFLSSCATTNPAQNKKESLIYYEMGRNIIYHKDIKALPQAFVYLEHAKKLDPSNPRIYYMTGMAYRLRGEKEKAKNYFLQAIEKDKEFGDAYNALGIAYAENNEFEKAIQCFTRLINNPTYSHPDLAYYNRASVYMKLKNWKKAEEDFEDAIAFSNGENKDYLWSLSSLYIAKKDYWKALIMMNKIVEKFGITDDIKYYKGYCYLKLSLQKKAKNILSSIDKKSPFYKRACELLKNK
- a CDS encoding ATPase — protein: MKTNLYPMRGRLYLKSKKYKEPTVCPKCGLVFTGGRWKRLEEKPEGEVNTELCPACKCIRDKYFAGVLRINSDLVKTKNEEIKNLIRNEEEKMQRVSPLRRIGKIEEDIEKGKMVIHTTFEHLATRIGKALARAYKGELEIKYKVGVKAVRVWWKR
- a CDS encoding NAD-dependent epimerase/dehydratase family protein encodes the protein MEKVKILVTGATGFVGRNVIDELRREGRECIALIRNKQKAEKIWGKNIELRIADLRDRETVSSTFKGVDIVVHIAGLIKTNRNSEFYSSNVTGAENVARASSLCGVKKIIYVSSLSVQNPISHYGKSKLLAEKKLLQYKDGLQISILRPAVVYGPYDEGMYYYFKMAKRGMIPILRKERYISLIYVKDVARTINLLIDRDNPETEVFQLSDNHIYTWEYAARALFDSVNIKGKVIRFPEFSPYVFAYSSRVFSKIFKYEPILTIDKMREFMQKKWICNSSRLFLKTGFIPSYTIEKGFKKTAQWYIENDWL
- the mtnA gene encoding S-methyl-5-thioribose-1-phosphate isomerase — its product is MTGYEAIRFINDVLYILDQRRLPLEEEYFEAKTYKDIVYAIDNMVLRGAPLIGIAAAFGIYLSIKDAKTKQEIFSKFHEAKSRISQTRPTAVSLFKAMNEMGKCIDEFNILPEYKLKNKLRAKAISLWEKEKETEEEMAGAGANYLKDKKRILTHCNTGMLATGGYGTALGVIRKLWEENGEIMVIVDETRPFLQGSRLTAWELKKLSIPYRIVVDSACCILMDRGLVDCVIVGADRIAKNGDVANKIGTASLSTVAKRFDVPFFVVAPFETIDKNIESGKDIPIEIRDDNEITQIKDFVIAPEGSKTLNFSFDVTNAEFISAIITEEGIFHYPYNFK
- a CDS encoding response regulator, whose amino-acid sequence is MKKKVLAVDDEESICLLYEEEFKDEGYDVITAKTGKEAIELFEKEKPDIVILDINMPEMTGIEILRILKEKSSNTPVVMSTAYAHYKQDFTVWAADAYIIKSPDLTELKQKVKELLST
- a CDS encoding GHKL domain-containing protein, coding for MRETDYFKLLYEAGIAISSTDNIEQLFHIILTSVTLGDGLGFNRAALFLIDKKEGIVKGILGIGPDSAKEAACIWDGLKNLNLKGKMSEWLLNEIDIEAQSQSNFCKEIQNIQYHIEESPFIQKFLQTKQAILLKAKQAKDIDKQITDKITLEEFAISPLISRGNLIGFILADNYFNKKPITENDLNIILLFSNRAAIAIDNLLNIEEYKQLNRMLISAQTQLLQTESLKKLGEVTASVTHEIKNVLLGISGFFNRLKKYIPEDEGKATRYVEIIEKELQRLDRLVIDINRFSKTSVKSPQTYFDINQTIENAIKLVQEQTTNKDIKFQCLLDKNTKQCYGNADRIEQVLLNLLNNAADALKSKRTGKIKIKTDTDGKYISVSVQDNAGGIDLDTMSHIFKPFYTTKSNGTGLGLSIVKQIIQEQNGKIEIDNNIGKGVTFTIKLLKEKP